GCGTGTTCTGGCACCAGACACGTCCCTGCCTGGCTAGAGTCCGCACTCTCCCCTCCAGGGCTCCGGGGAACAAGGGGTGCAGACAGAAAAGGGGTGAAGGGGGCCCGCGGAGACGTCCTCTCCCCCGCCCCACGGGGTCCTGGCCTCCGGGAGGGGGGAGGGGCCTCCCTTATCTCTCGGCCTCCATGGCAGGGTGGGCCCTGGGTTCTGAGGTGGCCTGTTGCGGGGCCAGGGGTGGCCAGTCTGAAGCCGGAGAAGGGGGTGCTGGAGTCCACAGGGGCGGCTGTGGCTGGTGGTGCTGTGGGCCCCCCGGGGGCGAGGCCGCCGTGGGCCAGCTGGAGGCCGCAAAGCTGCTGGTGGCGGCATGGGGGAAGTGTGGCGGGGGTGACGTGGCTGTTGCGGCCATCGGGCTGCCGCTGCCACCGCTGTGGAAGCTCTCGGAGGCCTTGAGACGGGAGAACATGGTGAGAGCGTCAGGGAAGTTGGGGGGTGTAGCGGGGGTATTGGCGGGGGTGCACATCTgtgaggggaagagaggagagatggGGTGAGCACCCCTTCCTGGAGGGGCCCCCACTGCCTCCCCAGGGGAGATGCGTGACTGGCCCATTCTCGGAAGGCTCTGTGTCCCTTCCCAGCTCCCCGAGCCTGTCCGCTGCCCAGGGGGTCCCAGAGGAGAAGGCTTGAGATGAACTGACCGGGCCTCACTCTTAGCAGCCCACGGTGCCTGGGGCCACGAGGCTTTCCCAGCCCCCCTTCCATCGGCCACAGCATCCGGGGGCTGTAGGGTGAGGAGCTTCATTGCCCCAGAGGCCGGCGTCCCCCAGGTCTCAGGGGGAGCTGGCACAGGCAAGCTTAACTGCAGGACCCACGGAGCCCAGTCTCCTGCTGATCCATCTCCAAAGAGACTGAGCTCCACCTGCACCAGCACCGTCGGGAACCTGGGCCGGGGGCTGCTCACACACCGAACTAGCTAAGCCTCCTTCCGCCTCATCCACAACTGGGAACTCCAGGGCACACTTACCatctggtggtggtggtggctgtaGGGGATGTTGGTCTCCTGGAAAAAGGCGCTGAGGGCTGTCTGCAGGAAGAAAGGCCCCTGCTCACCCTCCAGGCCCCGCCGGCCCTATCACTGCCCTTGTTCCCAGGCTCCTCTGAGGTTGGGGATGACCCTGGCTGCACCACTGAGTGGGAGGGGTGGGGCTCAGTGGCTTGCCTGTCACCCCCAGCCCTTGCCACTGTCCAAGGAGGAGCCAGGGAACCTGGGCAGTTGGGGTGGGTGGAGAAGACGCTTTCCCTGCTGCTCGCCGCCTGCTTCAGTGCCTAAGGCCTGCAGAGCCCTCCCCTGCACCAGCTGGCACCAGCACCATGACTGGGGGAGGGCGGGCAGTACCCTCACCCCATCCTGGGGGAAAGGCAGCACGGCCCCAAGTAGCCCAACCAGACCTCCCCACCCCTGTCCCATTTTAGGAGATTCTAGCCTGGCTGTTACCACCTTGACGGGTAGCAAGTCTCTACTCTTCTctaagcctcggtttcctcatctgcaaagcagGGGCATCTTGAAGGAGTCTGAGCCTGGCGGGGGGGAACCCCTGCTGCCCCACCCAGCTCTGCTTCTGGCTGATCAAGGGGCCACTGTTTGGGCCTTGGTTTCTCCAACTGTACCACAAAGAGGCTGGACTAGGTGGCTCCCAGGGTCCCCTCCCTTGCAACAGTGACCTCCTATGATCACCAGATTCcagcaggcagggcctggcaccAAGGAGACAAGCCTGGGCTTTAGGTGCACTCGATCACCCACCCAAGCCTCCCTCGGAACAGTGCCCGGGCGGTGGAGCAGAAAGATGGCTCTAGGATCTAAGCCACCACGGGCTTAACGACAGCTCCCAGCACAGCTCCCCAGCCACCCGCCCTTGGCTGGCACGCTAGGCATGGGACGCTCCACCGTCTCCCTCCACACCTGGGCCACATGCCACACTGAGCATGGTGCAGGCACCCATCAGGGCTCCATCCCAGCGGGGCTATGTACTGTCATCATTAACCCCACAGGCAAGGACTGCTGTCTTACAAGCAGGGAAATGAAGCCAAGAAGTGATTTGCTCAGGGTCAGCTGGTCGGCAGAAGACAGAAATGGGGGCGCTCAgaaaggccagggcaggtgggggAGACAGAG
The genomic region above belongs to Piliocolobus tephrosceles isolate RC106 chromosome 17, ASM277652v3, whole genome shotgun sequence and contains:
- the UBALD1 gene encoding UBA-like domain-containing protein 1 isoform X2 — its product is MSVNMDELKHQVMINQFVLTAGCAADQAKQLLQAAHWQFEMCTPANTPATPPNFPDALTMFSRLKASESFHSGGSGSPMAATATSPPPHFPHAATSSFAASSWPTAASPPGGPQHHQPQPPLWTPAPPSPASDWPPLAPQQATSEPRAHPAMEAER
- the UBALD1 gene encoding UBA-like domain-containing protein 1 isoform X1 — translated: MSVNMDELKHQVMINQFVLTAGCAADQAKQLLQAAHWQFETALSAFFQETNIPYSHHHHQMMCTPANTPATPPNFPDALTMFSRLKASESFHSGGSGSPMAATATSPPPHFPHAATSSFAASSWPTAASPPGGPQHHQPQPPLWTPAPPSPASDWPPLAPQQATSEPRAHPAMEAER